A region from the Candidatus Methylomirabilota bacterium genome encodes:
- a CDS encoding ABC transporter ATP-binding protein, with protein sequence MDGCSFAVPAGKISGLIGPNGSGKTTTFNLLTGVIPPDDGQVIYRGEDLAGLKPHQIFGKGITRTFQVTRIFREMTVLENMLSVTGLAVPDRIARERAEELIAFVNLAHLRAEYGGRLSYGQQKLLEFARALMTDPDLILLDEPAAGVNRTLLQHLLDQIHRLQEMGKTILIVEHDMNVIMNHCERIFVMDYGVKIAEGLPAEIQQNERVLDAYFGRRRA encoded by the coding sequence GTGGACGGGTGCAGCTTCGCCGTCCCCGCCGGCAAGATCTCCGGACTCATCGGCCCCAACGGCTCCGGCAAGACGACGACCTTCAACCTGCTCACCGGGGTCATTCCCCCCGACGACGGCCAGGTGATCTACAGGGGCGAAGACCTCGCCGGCCTCAAGCCCCACCAGATCTTCGGCAAAGGCATCACGCGGACGTTCCAGGTGACCCGCATCTTCCGGGAGATGACCGTCCTCGAGAACATGCTGTCGGTGACCGGGCTCGCCGTCCCCGACCGGATCGCCCGCGAGCGGGCCGAAGAGCTGATCGCATTCGTCAACCTCGCCCATCTGCGTGCCGAATACGGCGGGCGCCTGTCCTACGGGCAGCAGAAGCTCCTGGAGTTCGCGCGCGCGCTCATGACCGACCCCGACCTGATCCTGCTCGACGAGCCGGCGGCCGGCGTCAACCGGACCCTGCTCCAGCACCTGCTCGACCAGATCCACCGACTTCAAGAAATGGGCAAGACGATCCTCATCGTCGAGCACGACATGAACGTCATCATGAACCACTGCGAGCGGATCTTCGTCATGGACTACGGCGTGAAGATCGCCGAGGGGCTTCCCGCCGAGATCCAGCAGAACGAGCGGGTCCTCGACGCCTACTTCGGCCGCCGGCGGGCCTGA
- a CDS encoding ABC transporter ATP-binding protein yields MALLELRDVHAGYGSIKILHGVSLEVNDGEIVSVIGPNGAGKSTTFKVIMNLINYLGGEVVFAGSSLVGRRPDRVLGLGLGYVPQGRVVFSTMTVRENLEMGAYLERDKAKLKASMDYVFSIFPRLAERQRQLAGSMSGGEQQMLAMGRGLMMRPRMLMLDEPSLGLSPRFVDEVFDKTVTMARAGLTVMLVEQNAARALEVSDRGYVLELGRNRFAGTGQELLHNPEVRRMYLGGAMAGG; encoded by the coding sequence ATGGCGCTGCTCGAGCTCCGCGACGTCCACGCCGGCTACGGCTCGATCAAGATCCTCCACGGCGTCTCCCTGGAGGTGAACGACGGCGAGATCGTGTCGGTCATCGGGCCCAACGGCGCCGGGAAGTCCACGACCTTCAAGGTGATCATGAACCTGATCAATTACCTCGGCGGCGAGGTCGTGTTCGCCGGCAGCAGCCTGGTCGGCCGCCGGCCGGACCGGGTCCTGGGTCTGGGCCTGGGTTACGTCCCCCAGGGGCGGGTGGTCTTCAGCACTATGACCGTCCGCGAAAATCTGGAGATGGGCGCCTACCTGGAGCGGGACAAGGCGAAGCTGAAGGCCTCCATGGACTACGTGTTCTCGATCTTTCCCCGCCTCGCGGAGCGCCAACGACAGCTGGCCGGGTCGATGAGCGGCGGTGAGCAGCAGATGCTGGCCATGGGACGCGGCCTCATGATGCGCCCGCGGATGCTCATGCTCGACGAGCCCTCGCTCGGGCTCAGCCCTCGCTTCGTCGACGAAGTGTTCGACAAGACCGTGACGATGGCGCGGGCCGGCCTGACCGTGATGCTGGTGGAGCAGAACGCGGCCCGCGCGCTGGAGGTCTCCGATCGGGGGTACGTCCTCGAGCTCGGCCGCAATCGCTTCGCGGGAACCGGCCAGGAGCTGCTCCACAACCCGGAGGTCCGGCGCATGTACCTCGGAGGGGCGATGGCTGGCGGCTGA
- a CDS encoding branched-chain amino acid ABC transporter permease: protein MKRHEHLRNLALLAVVGLALAFAPDALSVYLRSFVLFTMMYVVLALSWNIISGFTGYTSFGHVAFYGIGAYACAILVADYGWSWLPTLGVAAVVAGVVAVAIGYPVLRLKGPYFAIAMLGAAEGTRVIATVWDSLTHGGLGISLPSADTSFETYYAMLALMVVTVLVAYGVGHSRFGVRLNAIREDEGAAEALGVNATLYKLAAFVLSAIFPAMAGGIQAYKVLYIDPPSVFFVQITIAMALMSMLGGKGTVIGPIVGAVLLYTVQELTWVNFPTAHLIAYGLFIVVVARFMPRGLMGLAIDRGWVRKGMVH, encoded by the coding sequence GTGAAGCGGCACGAGCACCTCCGCAACCTCGCCCTGCTGGCCGTGGTGGGCCTCGCCCTAGCCTTCGCCCCGGACGCCCTCAGTGTCTACCTGCGCTCCTTCGTGCTGTTCACGATGATGTACGTCGTCCTGGCGCTCTCCTGGAACATCATCAGCGGCTTCACCGGCTACACGTCGTTCGGCCACGTGGCCTTCTACGGCATCGGCGCCTATGCCTGCGCCATTCTGGTGGCCGACTACGGCTGGTCCTGGCTCCCCACGCTCGGTGTCGCCGCGGTGGTGGCCGGGGTGGTCGCGGTCGCGATCGGCTATCCGGTCCTGCGGCTCAAAGGCCCCTACTTCGCCATCGCCATGCTGGGGGCGGCCGAGGGTACGCGAGTCATCGCCACCGTGTGGGACAGCCTGACCCACGGCGGGCTCGGCATCAGCCTGCCCAGCGCCGACACCTCGTTCGAGACCTACTACGCGATGCTGGCCCTGATGGTGGTGACGGTCCTGGTGGCGTACGGGGTCGGGCATTCCCGCTTCGGCGTCCGCCTCAACGCCATCCGTGAGGACGAGGGGGCGGCCGAGGCGCTGGGGGTCAACGCTACGCTCTACAAGCTGGCCGCTTTCGTGCTCTCGGCCATCTTCCCGGCCATGGCCGGCGGTATCCAGGCCTACAAGGTCCTCTACATCGACCCGCCCTCGGTCTTTTTCGTGCAGATCACGATCGCCATGGCTCTCATGTCGATGCTCGGCGGCAAGGGCACGGTCATCGGGCCCATCGTGGGCGCGGTGCTGCTCTACACGGTCCAGGAGCTCACCTGGGTCAACTTCCCCACCGCTCACCTCATCGCGTACGGGCTCTTCATCGTCGTGGTGGCCCGCTTCATGCCCCGGGGCCTCATGGGCCTGGCCATCGACCGCGGCTGGGTCCGCAAGGGAATGGTCCACTGA
- a CDS encoding DUF1328 domain-containing protein — translation MLYYALIFLVVGIIAGVLGLTGIAEIAGQIAWILFIIGLVLLVIHFVRGRSPRAL, via the coding sequence ATGCTTTACTACGCGCTCATATTCCTCGTCGTGGGAATCATCGCGGGCGTTCTGGGCCTGACCGGGATCGCGGAGATCGCCGGCCAGATCGCCTGGATCCTGTTCATCATCGGGCTGGTGCTCCTCGTCATCCACTTCGTACGGGGCCGATCTCCCCGAGCTCTCTGA